Proteins found in one Arachis stenosperma cultivar V10309 chromosome 8, arast.V10309.gnm1.PFL2, whole genome shotgun sequence genomic segment:
- the LOC130943879 gene encoding U-box domain-containing protein 4-like codes for METDIPVANYTYMGRTFTQLALGDHSSSAFSDCNSDRSGEFSTTSSQARRLFIACTADNSDDLITHLVTELQSSSIEDQKQAAMEIRLLAKNKPENRLKIAKAGAIKPLISLISSQDLQLQEYGVTAILNLSLCDDNKDAIASSGAIKPLVRALKTGTPAAKENAACALLRLSQVEENKPAIGKCGAIPPLVSLLESGGLRAKKDASTALYSLCSSVKENKIRAVKAGIMKVLVELMADFGGNMVDKSAYVASVLVSVMEARATLVEEGGIPVLVEMVEVGTQRQKEIAAVILLQVCQDCVIYRTMVAREGAIPPLVALSQNGTNRAKQKAETLIELLRQPRSGNGAAPPTS; via the exons ATGGAAACGGATATTCCGGTGGCCAATTACACTTACATGGGCAGGACTTTCACTCAACTCGCCCTCGGTGACCATTCCTCTTCTGCTTTCAGCGACTGCAACAGCGACAGATCTGGCGAGTTCTCCACCACTTCCTCACAAGCTCGCCGCCTCTTTATTGCCTGCACCGCCGACAACTCCGACGACCTCATCACCCACCTCGTCACCGAACTCCAATCCTCTTCCATCGAAGACCAAAAACAAGCTGCCATGGAGATCAGACTTCTCGCCAAGAACAAGCCCGAAAACCGCCTCAAGATCGCCAAAGCTGGCGCCATCAAACCTTTAATCTCCCTCATTTCATCTCAGGACCTTCAGCTTCAGGAATACGGCGTCACCGCCATTCTCAACCTCTCCCTCTGCGATGACAATAAAGACGCCATCGCTTCTTCCGGAGCGATTAAGCCCCTTGTTCGTGCACTCAAGACGGGTACTCCAGCGGCCAAAGAGAACGCCGCCTGCGCTCTCCTTCGGCTCTCGCAGGTGGAAGAGAACAAGCCGGCGATAGGGAAGTGCGGGGCGATTCCGCCGCTGGTAAGCCTTCTAGAAAGCGGCGGTTTACGAGCCAAAAAGGATGCGTCCACGGCGCTGTACTCGCTGTGCTCGTCAGTAAAGGAGAACAAGATCAGGGCAGTCAAGGCGGGGATCATGAAAGTGCTGGTGGAGCTCATGGCAGACTtcggtgggaatatggtagacAAGTCAGCTTATGTGGCAAGCGTTTTGGTTTCGGTAATGGAGGCAAGGGCAACTCTGGTGGAGGAAGGAGGGATACCGGTGCTAGTGGAGATGGTGGAGGTTGGGACGCAAAGGCAGAAGGAAATCGCGGCGGTTATTCTGTTACAGGTGTGCCAAGACTGCGTGATTTACCGTACGATGGTGGCGCGCGAAGGTGCGATTCCTCCTCTGGTTGCTCTGTCGCAGAACGGCACCAACCGCGCCAAGCAAAAG GCGGAGACACTGATAGAACTTCTACGGCAACCAAGATCCGGCAACGGCGCTGCTCCTCCTACATCATAA